One Glycine max cultivar Williams 82 chromosome 6, Glycine_max_v4.0, whole genome shotgun sequence DNA segment encodes these proteins:
- the LOC100795376 gene encoding regulator of nonsense transcripts UPF3 isoform X1, which translates to MVMEKKMKVRSEREKTKVVIRHLPPSLSQSDLSQHIDSHFASRYNWFSFRPGNNSHTRQRHSRAYIDFKCPDDVFEFAEFFDGHVFVNERGAQHKVIVEYAPSQRVPKPSAKKDGREGTIYKDPDYLEFLKLIAKPQEHLPSAEVQLERKEAEQAGANKETRIVTPLMEFVRQRRAVDSGMQASSAVAKVSRRSRAALPGKPGSGNTKRGSEKKKYVQKDNAKGVARKESKDKSAFVVVPRRDNQSAESSIKGISEIETLHGIEGPFSGISLTSDSGKKKILLLKGKQREIPSVGFVLPIKAIEGTVKQQNIQSGNSPISAPAKQNQRREASGRLIRSILLNNESRQSLSTTGAQHKIQILSSENGKRPPRTFGSRSGLNDQVSNNDAAQVNSEGDSKMALDKKFVKRDLHGLGSGEKTEKRTRNKDRPDRGVWTPLRRSDVSNAGNDHSSSSLAQPTQSNPESAEGEVKENVPSGNRGGEFSASAGGRGNPSIENDSQRNFTRRGASYIVKDDGAVSISEGKPSKKSVGHSAHEVYMLYAEVFCIVFLVDSLCVKYLFCLQKQVWVQKSSSGS; encoded by the exons ATGGTGATGGAAAAGAAGATGAAGGTCCGTTCGGAAAGGGAAAAGACGAAAGTTGTGATTAGGCATTTGCCCCCTTCTCTCTCTCAATCCGATCTCTCCCAACACATCGATTCTCACTTCGCTTCTCGCTACAATTGGTTCTCTTTCCGTCCCGGCAACAACAG TCACACTCGTCAGAGGCATTCCCGTGCCTATATAGACTTCAAGTGTCCCGATGACGTTTTCGAGTTCGCCGAGTTCTTTGATGGACACGTTTTTGTTAACGAGCGag GTGCCCAGCATAAAGTTATAGTTGAGTACGCTCCTTCTCAGCGTGTTCCAAAGCCTAGTGCCAAAAAGGATGGACGTGAAGGGACTATATACAAAG ATCCAGACTATCTTGAGTTCCTCAAACTAATTGCAAAGCCTCAAGAGCATCTTCCTAGTGCAGAGGTACAATTGGAAAGAAAAGAAGCTGAGCAAGCTG GGGCTAACAAGGAAACACGAATTGTCACACCCCTGATGGAATTTGTTCGTCAGAGACGTGCTGTTGACAGTGGTATGCAG GCTTCATCAGCGGTGGCAAAAGTTAGCAGAAGATCCAGAGCTGCTTTGCCTGGCAAGCCTGGCTCAGGCAATACTAAACGAggatctgaaaagaaaaag TATGTTCAGAAGGACAATGCCAAGGGTGTTGCTCGCAAAGAGTCAAAAGACAAGTCAGCCTTTGTTGTGGTCCCCCGGCGAGACAATCAATCAGCTGAATCAAGTATAAAAGGAATTTCTGAAATTGAAACTT TGCATGGTATTGAAGGTCCCTTTTCTGGAATTTCACTGACTTCTGACtcaggaaagaaaaaaatcctTCTTCTTAAAGGGAAACAGCGGGAAATTCCCAGTGTAGGTTTTGTTTTACCAATTAAG GCTATTGAGGGCACAGTAAAACAGCAAAACATACAATCTGGAAATTCTCCTATTTCTGCTCCTGCAAAACAGAACCAGAGACGTGAAGCTAGTGGAAGATTGATTAGGAGCATACTTCTAAATAATGAATCTCGTCAGAGTCTGTCTACAACTGGTGCCcaacataaaattcaaattttaagttCTGAAAATGGGAAGCGACCCCCTCGTACTTTTGGCTCAAGGTCTGGGTTAAATGATCAAGTCTCGAATAATGATGCTGCACAAGTTAATTCTGAAGGGGATTCCAAAATGGCATTGGACAAAAAGTTCGTAAAAAGGGATCTGCATGGTTTGGGTAGCGGTGAGAAAACAGAAAAACGTACTAGAAACAAGGATAGACCTGATCGTGGTGTTTGGACACCCCTTCGCCGTTCTGATGTTTCAAATGCTGGTAATGACCATTCATCATCCTCATTGGCACAGCCTACTCAGTCAAATCCTGAATCTGCTGAAG gagaagtaaaagaaaatgttcCTTCTGGAAACAGGGGAGGCGAATTCTCTGCTTCTGCAGGTGGACGTGGGAATCCTTCCATTGAGAATG ATTCTCAGAGAAATTTTACTCGCCGTGGCGCTTCCTATATAGTGAAGGATGATGGTGCAGTCAGTATAAGTGAAGGGAAACCTTCCAAGAAAAGTGTTGGGCATAGCGCTCACGAGGTATACATGTTATATGCTGAAGTATTTTGTATTGTCTTTTTGGTTGATTCATTGTGTGTAAAGTACTTATTTTGTCTGCAGAAGCAAGTCTGGGTTCAGAAATCTTCTTCAGGGTCATAA
- the LOC100795376 gene encoding regulator of nonsense transcripts UPF3 isoform X3, producing the protein MVMEKKMKVRSEREKTKVVIRHLPPSLSQSDLSQHIDSHFASRYNWFSFRPGNNSHTRQRHSRAYIDFKCPDDVFEFAEFFDGHVFVNERGAQHKVIVEYAPSQRVPKPSAKKDGREGTIYKDPDYLEFLKLIAKPQEHLPSAEVQLERKEAEQAGANKETRIVTPLMEFVRQRRAVDSGMQASSAVAKVSRRSRAALPGKPGSGNTKRGSEKKKYVQKDNAKGVARKESKDKSAFVVVPRRDNQSAESMHGIEGPFSGISLTSDSGKKKILLLKGKQREIPSVGFVLPIKAIEGTVKQQNIQSGNSPISAPAKQNQRREASGRLIRSILLNNESRQSLSTTGAQHKIQILSSENGKRPPRTFGSRSGLNDQVSNNDAAQVNSEGDSKMALDKKFVKRDLHGLGSGEKTEKRTRNKDRPDRGVWTPLRRSDVSNAGNDHSSSSLAQPTQSNPESAEGEVKENVPSGNRGGEFSASAGGRGNPSIENDSQRNFTRRGASYIVKDDGAVSISEGKPSKKSVGHSAHEVYMLYAEVFCIVFLVDSLCVKYLFCLQKQVWVQKSSSGS; encoded by the exons ATGGTGATGGAAAAGAAGATGAAGGTCCGTTCGGAAAGGGAAAAGACGAAAGTTGTGATTAGGCATTTGCCCCCTTCTCTCTCTCAATCCGATCTCTCCCAACACATCGATTCTCACTTCGCTTCTCGCTACAATTGGTTCTCTTTCCGTCCCGGCAACAACAG TCACACTCGTCAGAGGCATTCCCGTGCCTATATAGACTTCAAGTGTCCCGATGACGTTTTCGAGTTCGCCGAGTTCTTTGATGGACACGTTTTTGTTAACGAGCGag GTGCCCAGCATAAAGTTATAGTTGAGTACGCTCCTTCTCAGCGTGTTCCAAAGCCTAGTGCCAAAAAGGATGGACGTGAAGGGACTATATACAAAG ATCCAGACTATCTTGAGTTCCTCAAACTAATTGCAAAGCCTCAAGAGCATCTTCCTAGTGCAGAGGTACAATTGGAAAGAAAAGAAGCTGAGCAAGCTG GGGCTAACAAGGAAACACGAATTGTCACACCCCTGATGGAATTTGTTCGTCAGAGACGTGCTGTTGACAGTGGTATGCAG GCTTCATCAGCGGTGGCAAAAGTTAGCAGAAGATCCAGAGCTGCTTTGCCTGGCAAGCCTGGCTCAGGCAATACTAAACGAggatctgaaaagaaaaag TATGTTCAGAAGGACAATGCCAAGGGTGTTGCTCGCAAAGAGTCAAAAGACAAGTCAGCCTTTGTTGTGGTCCCCCGGCGAGACAATCAATCAGCTGAATCAA TGCATGGTATTGAAGGTCCCTTTTCTGGAATTTCACTGACTTCTGACtcaggaaagaaaaaaatcctTCTTCTTAAAGGGAAACAGCGGGAAATTCCCAGTGTAGGTTTTGTTTTACCAATTAAG GCTATTGAGGGCACAGTAAAACAGCAAAACATACAATCTGGAAATTCTCCTATTTCTGCTCCTGCAAAACAGAACCAGAGACGTGAAGCTAGTGGAAGATTGATTAGGAGCATACTTCTAAATAATGAATCTCGTCAGAGTCTGTCTACAACTGGTGCCcaacataaaattcaaattttaagttCTGAAAATGGGAAGCGACCCCCTCGTACTTTTGGCTCAAGGTCTGGGTTAAATGATCAAGTCTCGAATAATGATGCTGCACAAGTTAATTCTGAAGGGGATTCCAAAATGGCATTGGACAAAAAGTTCGTAAAAAGGGATCTGCATGGTTTGGGTAGCGGTGAGAAAACAGAAAAACGTACTAGAAACAAGGATAGACCTGATCGTGGTGTTTGGACACCCCTTCGCCGTTCTGATGTTTCAAATGCTGGTAATGACCATTCATCATCCTCATTGGCACAGCCTACTCAGTCAAATCCTGAATCTGCTGAAG gagaagtaaaagaaaatgttcCTTCTGGAAACAGGGGAGGCGAATTCTCTGCTTCTGCAGGTGGACGTGGGAATCCTTCCATTGAGAATG ATTCTCAGAGAAATTTTACTCGCCGTGGCGCTTCCTATATAGTGAAGGATGATGGTGCAGTCAGTATAAGTGAAGGGAAACCTTCCAAGAAAAGTGTTGGGCATAGCGCTCACGAGGTATACATGTTATATGCTGAAGTATTTTGTATTGTCTTTTTGGTTGATTCATTGTGTGTAAAGTACTTATTTTGTCTGCAGAAGCAAGTCTGGGTTCAGAAATCTTCTTCAGGGTCATAA
- the LOC100795376 gene encoding regulator of nonsense transcripts UPF3 isoform X2 has protein sequence MVMEKKMKVRSEREKTKVVIRHLPPSLSQSDLSQHIDSHFASRYNWFSFRPGNNSHTRQRHSRAYIDFKCPDDVFEFAEFFDGHVFVNERGAQHKVIVEYAPSQRVPKPSAKKDGREGTIYKDPDYLEFLKLIAKPQEHLPSAEVQLERKEAEQAGANKETRIVTPLMEFVRQRRAVDSGMQASSAVAKVSRRSRAALPGKPGSGNTKRGSEKKKYVQKDNAKGVARKESKDKSAFVVVPRRDNQSAESSIKGISEIETLHGIEGPFSGISLTSDSGKKKILLLKGKQREIPSAIEGTVKQQNIQSGNSPISAPAKQNQRREASGRLIRSILLNNESRQSLSTTGAQHKIQILSSENGKRPPRTFGSRSGLNDQVSNNDAAQVNSEGDSKMALDKKFVKRDLHGLGSGEKTEKRTRNKDRPDRGVWTPLRRSDVSNAGNDHSSSSLAQPTQSNPESAEGEVKENVPSGNRGGEFSASAGGRGNPSIENDSQRNFTRRGASYIVKDDGAVSISEGKPSKKSVGHSAHEVYMLYAEVFCIVFLVDSLCVKYLFCLQKQVWVQKSSSGS, from the exons ATGGTGATGGAAAAGAAGATGAAGGTCCGTTCGGAAAGGGAAAAGACGAAAGTTGTGATTAGGCATTTGCCCCCTTCTCTCTCTCAATCCGATCTCTCCCAACACATCGATTCTCACTTCGCTTCTCGCTACAATTGGTTCTCTTTCCGTCCCGGCAACAACAG TCACACTCGTCAGAGGCATTCCCGTGCCTATATAGACTTCAAGTGTCCCGATGACGTTTTCGAGTTCGCCGAGTTCTTTGATGGACACGTTTTTGTTAACGAGCGag GTGCCCAGCATAAAGTTATAGTTGAGTACGCTCCTTCTCAGCGTGTTCCAAAGCCTAGTGCCAAAAAGGATGGACGTGAAGGGACTATATACAAAG ATCCAGACTATCTTGAGTTCCTCAAACTAATTGCAAAGCCTCAAGAGCATCTTCCTAGTGCAGAGGTACAATTGGAAAGAAAAGAAGCTGAGCAAGCTG GGGCTAACAAGGAAACACGAATTGTCACACCCCTGATGGAATTTGTTCGTCAGAGACGTGCTGTTGACAGTGGTATGCAG GCTTCATCAGCGGTGGCAAAAGTTAGCAGAAGATCCAGAGCTGCTTTGCCTGGCAAGCCTGGCTCAGGCAATACTAAACGAggatctgaaaagaaaaag TATGTTCAGAAGGACAATGCCAAGGGTGTTGCTCGCAAAGAGTCAAAAGACAAGTCAGCCTTTGTTGTGGTCCCCCGGCGAGACAATCAATCAGCTGAATCAAGTATAAAAGGAATTTCTGAAATTGAAACTT TGCATGGTATTGAAGGTCCCTTTTCTGGAATTTCACTGACTTCTGACtcaggaaagaaaaaaatcctTCTTCTTAAAGGGAAACAGCGGGAAATTCCCAGT GCTATTGAGGGCACAGTAAAACAGCAAAACATACAATCTGGAAATTCTCCTATTTCTGCTCCTGCAAAACAGAACCAGAGACGTGAAGCTAGTGGAAGATTGATTAGGAGCATACTTCTAAATAATGAATCTCGTCAGAGTCTGTCTACAACTGGTGCCcaacataaaattcaaattttaagttCTGAAAATGGGAAGCGACCCCCTCGTACTTTTGGCTCAAGGTCTGGGTTAAATGATCAAGTCTCGAATAATGATGCTGCACAAGTTAATTCTGAAGGGGATTCCAAAATGGCATTGGACAAAAAGTTCGTAAAAAGGGATCTGCATGGTTTGGGTAGCGGTGAGAAAACAGAAAAACGTACTAGAAACAAGGATAGACCTGATCGTGGTGTTTGGACACCCCTTCGCCGTTCTGATGTTTCAAATGCTGGTAATGACCATTCATCATCCTCATTGGCACAGCCTACTCAGTCAAATCCTGAATCTGCTGAAG gagaagtaaaagaaaatgttcCTTCTGGAAACAGGGGAGGCGAATTCTCTGCTTCTGCAGGTGGACGTGGGAATCCTTCCATTGAGAATG ATTCTCAGAGAAATTTTACTCGCCGTGGCGCTTCCTATATAGTGAAGGATGATGGTGCAGTCAGTATAAGTGAAGGGAAACCTTCCAAGAAAAGTGTTGGGCATAGCGCTCACGAGGTATACATGTTATATGCTGAAGTATTTTGTATTGTCTTTTTGGTTGATTCATTGTGTGTAAAGTACTTATTTTGTCTGCAGAAGCAAGTCTGGGTTCAGAAATCTTCTTCAGGGTCATAA
- the LOC100795376 gene encoding regulator of nonsense transcripts UPF3 isoform X7, whose protein sequence is MVMEKKMKVRSEREKTKVVIRHLPPSLSQSDLSQHIDSHFASRYNWFSFRPGNNSHTRQRHSRAYIDFKCPDDVFEFAEFFDGHVFVNERGAQHKVIVEYAPSQRVPKPSAKKDGREGTIYKDPDYLEFLKLIAKPQEHLPSAEVQLERKEAEQAGANKETRIVTPLMEFVRQRRAVDSGMQASSAVAKVSRRSRAALPGKPGSGNTKRGSEKKKYVQKDNAKGVARKESKDKSAFVVVPRRDNQSAESMHGIEGPFSGISLTSDSGKKKILLLKGKQREIPSVGFVLPIKAIEGTVKQQNIQSGNSPISAPAKQNQRREASGRLIRSILLNNESRQSLSTTGAQHKIQILSSENGKRPPRTFGSRSGLNDQVSNNDAAQVNSEGDSKMALDKKFVKRDLHGLGSGEKTEKRTRNKDRPDRGVWTPLRRSDVSNAGNDHSSSSLAQPTQSNPESAEGEVKENVPSGNRGGEFSASAGGRGNPSIENDSQRNFTRRGASYIVKDDGAVSISEGKPSKKSVGHSAHEKQVWVQKSSSGS, encoded by the exons ATGGTGATGGAAAAGAAGATGAAGGTCCGTTCGGAAAGGGAAAAGACGAAAGTTGTGATTAGGCATTTGCCCCCTTCTCTCTCTCAATCCGATCTCTCCCAACACATCGATTCTCACTTCGCTTCTCGCTACAATTGGTTCTCTTTCCGTCCCGGCAACAACAG TCACACTCGTCAGAGGCATTCCCGTGCCTATATAGACTTCAAGTGTCCCGATGACGTTTTCGAGTTCGCCGAGTTCTTTGATGGACACGTTTTTGTTAACGAGCGag GTGCCCAGCATAAAGTTATAGTTGAGTACGCTCCTTCTCAGCGTGTTCCAAAGCCTAGTGCCAAAAAGGATGGACGTGAAGGGACTATATACAAAG ATCCAGACTATCTTGAGTTCCTCAAACTAATTGCAAAGCCTCAAGAGCATCTTCCTAGTGCAGAGGTACAATTGGAAAGAAAAGAAGCTGAGCAAGCTG GGGCTAACAAGGAAACACGAATTGTCACACCCCTGATGGAATTTGTTCGTCAGAGACGTGCTGTTGACAGTGGTATGCAG GCTTCATCAGCGGTGGCAAAAGTTAGCAGAAGATCCAGAGCTGCTTTGCCTGGCAAGCCTGGCTCAGGCAATACTAAACGAggatctgaaaagaaaaag TATGTTCAGAAGGACAATGCCAAGGGTGTTGCTCGCAAAGAGTCAAAAGACAAGTCAGCCTTTGTTGTGGTCCCCCGGCGAGACAATCAATCAGCTGAATCAA TGCATGGTATTGAAGGTCCCTTTTCTGGAATTTCACTGACTTCTGACtcaggaaagaaaaaaatcctTCTTCTTAAAGGGAAACAGCGGGAAATTCCCAGTGTAGGTTTTGTTTTACCAATTAAG GCTATTGAGGGCACAGTAAAACAGCAAAACATACAATCTGGAAATTCTCCTATTTCTGCTCCTGCAAAACAGAACCAGAGACGTGAAGCTAGTGGAAGATTGATTAGGAGCATACTTCTAAATAATGAATCTCGTCAGAGTCTGTCTACAACTGGTGCCcaacataaaattcaaattttaagttCTGAAAATGGGAAGCGACCCCCTCGTACTTTTGGCTCAAGGTCTGGGTTAAATGATCAAGTCTCGAATAATGATGCTGCACAAGTTAATTCTGAAGGGGATTCCAAAATGGCATTGGACAAAAAGTTCGTAAAAAGGGATCTGCATGGTTTGGGTAGCGGTGAGAAAACAGAAAAACGTACTAGAAACAAGGATAGACCTGATCGTGGTGTTTGGACACCCCTTCGCCGTTCTGATGTTTCAAATGCTGGTAATGACCATTCATCATCCTCATTGGCACAGCCTACTCAGTCAAATCCTGAATCTGCTGAAG gagaagtaaaagaaaatgttcCTTCTGGAAACAGGGGAGGCGAATTCTCTGCTTCTGCAGGTGGACGTGGGAATCCTTCCATTGAGAATG ATTCTCAGAGAAATTTTACTCGCCGTGGCGCTTCCTATATAGTGAAGGATGATGGTGCAGTCAGTATAAGTGAAGGGAAACCTTCCAAGAAAAGTGTTGGGCATAGCGCTCACGAG AAGCAAGTCTGGGTTCAGAAATCTTCTTCAGGGTCATAA
- the LOC100795376 gene encoding regulator of nonsense transcripts UPF3 isoform X4, whose translation MVMEKKMKVRSEREKTKVVIRHLPPSLSQSDLSQHIDSHFASRYNWFSFRPGNNSHTRQRHSRAYIDFKCPDDVFEFAEFFDGHVFVNERGAQHKVIVEYAPSQRVPKPSAKKDGREGTIYKDPDYLEFLKLIAKPQEHLPSAEVQLERKEAEQAGANKETRIVTPLMEFVRQRRAVDSGMQASSAVAKVSRRSRAALPGKPGSGNTKRGSEKKKYVQKDNAKGVARKESKDKSAFVVVPRRDNQSAESMHGIEGPFSGISLTSDSGKKKILLLKGKQREIPSAIEGTVKQQNIQSGNSPISAPAKQNQRREASGRLIRSILLNNESRQSLSTTGAQHKIQILSSENGKRPPRTFGSRSGLNDQVSNNDAAQVNSEGDSKMALDKKFVKRDLHGLGSGEKTEKRTRNKDRPDRGVWTPLRRSDVSNAGNDHSSSSLAQPTQSNPESAEGEVKENVPSGNRGGEFSASAGGRGNPSIENDSQRNFTRRGASYIVKDDGAVSISEGKPSKKSVGHSAHEVYMLYAEVFCIVFLVDSLCVKYLFCLQKQVWVQKSSSGS comes from the exons ATGGTGATGGAAAAGAAGATGAAGGTCCGTTCGGAAAGGGAAAAGACGAAAGTTGTGATTAGGCATTTGCCCCCTTCTCTCTCTCAATCCGATCTCTCCCAACACATCGATTCTCACTTCGCTTCTCGCTACAATTGGTTCTCTTTCCGTCCCGGCAACAACAG TCACACTCGTCAGAGGCATTCCCGTGCCTATATAGACTTCAAGTGTCCCGATGACGTTTTCGAGTTCGCCGAGTTCTTTGATGGACACGTTTTTGTTAACGAGCGag GTGCCCAGCATAAAGTTATAGTTGAGTACGCTCCTTCTCAGCGTGTTCCAAAGCCTAGTGCCAAAAAGGATGGACGTGAAGGGACTATATACAAAG ATCCAGACTATCTTGAGTTCCTCAAACTAATTGCAAAGCCTCAAGAGCATCTTCCTAGTGCAGAGGTACAATTGGAAAGAAAAGAAGCTGAGCAAGCTG GGGCTAACAAGGAAACACGAATTGTCACACCCCTGATGGAATTTGTTCGTCAGAGACGTGCTGTTGACAGTGGTATGCAG GCTTCATCAGCGGTGGCAAAAGTTAGCAGAAGATCCAGAGCTGCTTTGCCTGGCAAGCCTGGCTCAGGCAATACTAAACGAggatctgaaaagaaaaag TATGTTCAGAAGGACAATGCCAAGGGTGTTGCTCGCAAAGAGTCAAAAGACAAGTCAGCCTTTGTTGTGGTCCCCCGGCGAGACAATCAATCAGCTGAATCAA TGCATGGTATTGAAGGTCCCTTTTCTGGAATTTCACTGACTTCTGACtcaggaaagaaaaaaatcctTCTTCTTAAAGGGAAACAGCGGGAAATTCCCAGT GCTATTGAGGGCACAGTAAAACAGCAAAACATACAATCTGGAAATTCTCCTATTTCTGCTCCTGCAAAACAGAACCAGAGACGTGAAGCTAGTGGAAGATTGATTAGGAGCATACTTCTAAATAATGAATCTCGTCAGAGTCTGTCTACAACTGGTGCCcaacataaaattcaaattttaagttCTGAAAATGGGAAGCGACCCCCTCGTACTTTTGGCTCAAGGTCTGGGTTAAATGATCAAGTCTCGAATAATGATGCTGCACAAGTTAATTCTGAAGGGGATTCCAAAATGGCATTGGACAAAAAGTTCGTAAAAAGGGATCTGCATGGTTTGGGTAGCGGTGAGAAAACAGAAAAACGTACTAGAAACAAGGATAGACCTGATCGTGGTGTTTGGACACCCCTTCGCCGTTCTGATGTTTCAAATGCTGGTAATGACCATTCATCATCCTCATTGGCACAGCCTACTCAGTCAAATCCTGAATCTGCTGAAG gagaagtaaaagaaaatgttcCTTCTGGAAACAGGGGAGGCGAATTCTCTGCTTCTGCAGGTGGACGTGGGAATCCTTCCATTGAGAATG ATTCTCAGAGAAATTTTACTCGCCGTGGCGCTTCCTATATAGTGAAGGATGATGGTGCAGTCAGTATAAGTGAAGGGAAACCTTCCAAGAAAAGTGTTGGGCATAGCGCTCACGAGGTATACATGTTATATGCTGAAGTATTTTGTATTGTCTTTTTGGTTGATTCATTGTGTGTAAAGTACTTATTTTGTCTGCAGAAGCAAGTCTGGGTTCAGAAATCTTCTTCAGGGTCATAA
- the LOC100795376 gene encoding regulator of nonsense transcripts UPF3 isoform X5, whose protein sequence is MVMEKKMKVRSEREKTKVVIRHLPPSLSQSDLSQHIDSHFASRYNWFSFRPGNNSHTRQRHSRAYIDFKCPDDVFEFAEFFDGHVFVNERGAQHKVIVEYAPSQRVPKPSAKKDGREGTIYKDPDYLEFLKLIAKPQEHLPSAEVQLERKEAEQAGANKETRIVTPLMEFVRQRRAVDSGMQASSAVAKVSRRSRAALPGKPGSGNTKRGSEKKKYVQKDNAKGVARKESKDKSAFVVVPRRDNQSAESSIKGISEIETLHGIEGPFSGISLTSDSGKKKILLLKGKQREIPSVGFVLPIKAIEGTVKQQNIQSGNSPISAPAKQNQRREASGRLIRSILLNNESRQSLSTTGAQHKIQILSSENGKRPPRTFGSRSGLNDQVSNNDAAQVNSEGDSKMALDKKFVKRDLHGLGSGEKTEKRTRNKDRPDRGVWTPLRRSDVSNAGNDHSSSSLAQPTQSNPESAEGEVKENVPSGNRGGEFSASAGGRGNPSIENDSQRNFTRRGASYIVKDDGAVSISEGKPSKKSVGHSAHEKQVWVQKSSSGS, encoded by the exons ATGGTGATGGAAAAGAAGATGAAGGTCCGTTCGGAAAGGGAAAAGACGAAAGTTGTGATTAGGCATTTGCCCCCTTCTCTCTCTCAATCCGATCTCTCCCAACACATCGATTCTCACTTCGCTTCTCGCTACAATTGGTTCTCTTTCCGTCCCGGCAACAACAG TCACACTCGTCAGAGGCATTCCCGTGCCTATATAGACTTCAAGTGTCCCGATGACGTTTTCGAGTTCGCCGAGTTCTTTGATGGACACGTTTTTGTTAACGAGCGag GTGCCCAGCATAAAGTTATAGTTGAGTACGCTCCTTCTCAGCGTGTTCCAAAGCCTAGTGCCAAAAAGGATGGACGTGAAGGGACTATATACAAAG ATCCAGACTATCTTGAGTTCCTCAAACTAATTGCAAAGCCTCAAGAGCATCTTCCTAGTGCAGAGGTACAATTGGAAAGAAAAGAAGCTGAGCAAGCTG GGGCTAACAAGGAAACACGAATTGTCACACCCCTGATGGAATTTGTTCGTCAGAGACGTGCTGTTGACAGTGGTATGCAG GCTTCATCAGCGGTGGCAAAAGTTAGCAGAAGATCCAGAGCTGCTTTGCCTGGCAAGCCTGGCTCAGGCAATACTAAACGAggatctgaaaagaaaaag TATGTTCAGAAGGACAATGCCAAGGGTGTTGCTCGCAAAGAGTCAAAAGACAAGTCAGCCTTTGTTGTGGTCCCCCGGCGAGACAATCAATCAGCTGAATCAAGTATAAAAGGAATTTCTGAAATTGAAACTT TGCATGGTATTGAAGGTCCCTTTTCTGGAATTTCACTGACTTCTGACtcaggaaagaaaaaaatcctTCTTCTTAAAGGGAAACAGCGGGAAATTCCCAGTGTAGGTTTTGTTTTACCAATTAAG GCTATTGAGGGCACAGTAAAACAGCAAAACATACAATCTGGAAATTCTCCTATTTCTGCTCCTGCAAAACAGAACCAGAGACGTGAAGCTAGTGGAAGATTGATTAGGAGCATACTTCTAAATAATGAATCTCGTCAGAGTCTGTCTACAACTGGTGCCcaacataaaattcaaattttaagttCTGAAAATGGGAAGCGACCCCCTCGTACTTTTGGCTCAAGGTCTGGGTTAAATGATCAAGTCTCGAATAATGATGCTGCACAAGTTAATTCTGAAGGGGATTCCAAAATGGCATTGGACAAAAAGTTCGTAAAAAGGGATCTGCATGGTTTGGGTAGCGGTGAGAAAACAGAAAAACGTACTAGAAACAAGGATAGACCTGATCGTGGTGTTTGGACACCCCTTCGCCGTTCTGATGTTTCAAATGCTGGTAATGACCATTCATCATCCTCATTGGCACAGCCTACTCAGTCAAATCCTGAATCTGCTGAAG gagaagtaaaagaaaatgttcCTTCTGGAAACAGGGGAGGCGAATTCTCTGCTTCTGCAGGTGGACGTGGGAATCCTTCCATTGAGAATG ATTCTCAGAGAAATTTTACTCGCCGTGGCGCTTCCTATATAGTGAAGGATGATGGTGCAGTCAGTATAAGTGAAGGGAAACCTTCCAAGAAAAGTGTTGGGCATAGCGCTCACGAG AAGCAAGTCTGGGTTCAGAAATCTTCTTCAGGGTCATAA